The following are encoded in a window of Naumovozyma castellii chromosome 8, complete genome genomic DNA:
- the SDS24 gene encoding Sds24p (ancestral locus Anc_6.107) produces the protein MSNNNEPSFPPAVTSNSNPTSRHASIVEMLSTPPPLSAMAAEVAEEPISQDLNKEDVSSTQMKKTPSQCLDTIHAQKWQHIQLSQLVEPNKLIFIPGTLSVEEAFNVLIKNHLNSIPVESVPGDMNCLTFDYNDLNSYLLLVLNKINVNNKKITQDCQNGKPVPVGEIVKLTPKNPFYKLPETENLSTVMGILGSGVHRVAVTNVDMTKVKGVLSQSRLIKYLWDNARSFPTLESLFNFSLKDLGIGVLDSNAKPTSRQSRVISIHGDEPLIMALYKMYIERISSIAVIDNQGNLIGNISVTDVKHVTRTSQYPLLHKNCRHFISVILNSRGLETGKDSFPIFHVYPTSSLARTLAKLVATKSHRLWIVQPPEIQSTPSNSSASMNSSNSNSHSNSTTNVNYSPLMTSVDDPLSTTPSKIPSQPNLFEKEYRTGKLIGVVSLTDIISLFARKQTEYKQVDPQTARRQRGSVV, from the coding sequence ATGTCGAATAATAACGAACCATCATTCCCCCCAGCTGTAACTTCCAACTCTAATCCAACTTCTAGACACGCTTCTATTGTGGAGATGTTGTCAACACCGCCACCTTTGAGCGCAATGGCTGCTGAAGTGGCTGAGGAGCCTATCTCTCAAGATCTGaataaagaagatgttTCCTCTActcaaatgaagaaaacaCCTTCCCAATGTTTAGATACCATTCATGCTCAAAAATGGCAACATATCCAATTATCTCAATTGGTTGAACCCAACAAATTGATCTTTATTCCCGGTACTTTATCCGTGGAAGAGGCATTTAATGTATTGATTAAGAATCATTTAAATTCCATCCCCGTAGAATCGGTACCTGGAGATATGAATTGTTTAACTTTTGATTACAATGAtttaaattcatatttatTACTGGTATTGAACAAGATTAACGTcaataataagaaaattacTCAAGACTGTCAAAATGGGAAGCCTGTCCCTGTAGGTGAGATTGTTAAACTAACTCCAAAGAATCCCTTTTATAAATTACCAGAAACTGAAAATTTATCCACTGTTATGGGTATATTAGGTTCAGGTGTTCATCGTGTTGCAGTTACAAACGTTGATATGACAAAAGTTAAGGGGGTTCTATCTCAAAGTCGTTTGATTAAGTATCTTTGGGATAATGCAAGATCTTTCCCCACTTTAGAATCCttatttaatttctcattgaaagatttggGTATTGGTGTCTTGGATTCCAATGCTAAGCCAACATCAAGACAATCTCGTGTCATTTCCATTCATGGTGATGAACCTTTAATTATGGCCCTTTACAAGATGTacattgaaagaatttcCTCCATTGCTGTCATCGATAATCAAGGTAATTTGATCGGTAATATTTCGGTCACAGATGTGAAACATGTTACAAGGACCTCCCAGTATCCATTATTACATAAGAATTGTCGTCATTTCATCTCTGTGATCTTAAATTCAAGAGGTCTGGAAACAGGGAAGGATTCCTTCCCCATCTTCCACGTGTATCCAACAAGCTCTCTGGCTAGAACTCTTGCCAAGTTAGTCGCTACTAAATCACATAGATTATGGATTGTCCAACCACCTGAGATTCAAAGTACCCCATCCAACTCTTCTGCCTCAATGAATAGTTCCAACTCGAATAGCCATTCTAACTCCACCACGAACGTCAATTACTCTCCCTTGATGACGTCAGTGGACGACCCATTGTCCACCACGCCATCCAAGATTCCATCTCAACCAAACTTGTTTGAGAAGGAGTATCGCACGGGGAAACTGATCGGCGTCGTGTCATTAACGGATATTATCAGTCTGTTTGCCAGGAAGC